One Brassica oleracea var. oleracea cultivar TO1000 chromosome C7, BOL, whole genome shotgun sequence genomic window carries:
- the LOC106307020 gene encoding myosin-15-like isoform X2 yields the protein MESNLRKGDKVWVEDKDSAWVAGDVLDSPGNKVHVETSAGNQVFVSSEKLFRRDPDEEERNGVDDMTKLTYLHEAGVLYNLQRRYALNDIYTYTGSILIAVNPFKKLPHLYNGYMMEQYKGAPFGELSPHVFAVSEVAYRAMIDDRRSQSILVSGESGAGKTETTKLIMQYLTYVGGRAAGDNRSVEQQVLESNPLLEAFGNAKTVRNDNSSRFGKFVEIQFDANGRISGAAIRTYLLERSRVVRITDPERNYHCFYQLCASGSDAEKYKLSNPHQFHYLNQSKTYDLEGVSNAEEYKNTRRAMDIVGISHDEQESIFRTLAAILHLGNVEFSSGKEHDSSVVKDQESRNHLQMAADLFRCDANLLLASLCTRSILTREGTIIKALDCNAAVTSRDALAKTVYARLFDWLVDKINKSVGQDPNSHFQIGVLDIYGFECFKSNSFEQFCINFANEKLQLHFNEHVFKMEQDEYKKEEINWSFIEFIDNQDVVDLIEKKPIGVIALLDEACMFPRSTHESFSMKLFQNCKSHPRLEKTKFSETDFTLSHYAGKVTYQTETFLDKNRDYTIVEHCNLLSSSRCPFVAGLFASVPEESARSSYKFSSVSSRFKQQLQALMETLSKTEPHYVRCVKPNTLNRPQKFENLSVLHQLRCGGVLEAVRISLAGYPTRRYYSDFVDRFGLLAPEFMDESNDEQALTEKILRKLGLGNYQLGRTKVFLRAGQIGILDSRRTEVLDASARLIQRRLRTFVTHQNFIAARACAISIQAYCRGCLSRNAYAARRNAAAAVLVQKHARRWLSRCAYVKLVSAALVIQSCLRADSARLNFAHQKEHRAVSLIQARWKMHKFLTAFRHRQSSIIAIQCCWRQKLAKREFRKLKQAANEAGALRLAKTKLEKRLEDLEWRLQLEKRLRTSGEEAKSGEISKLQKTLESFSLKLDAARLATINECNKNAVLQKQLDISMKEKAAVERELNGMVELEKDNTSLKNSMNSLEKKNLALEKELLSAKTDCNNTLQKLKEADNRCSELQTSVQSLEEKLSHLKNENHVLRQKTLSISPERIGRTLGEKHSSAVVPAQIDRTSVFETPTPSKRIMPFSRSLSESRRPKFTAERNVEIHELLSRCIKENLGFSDDKPLATCVIYKCLLHWHAFESESTATFNIIIEGINEALKGGDENSVLPYWLSNSSALLCLLQRNLQTNSFLNASAQRSGRSAYGAKSPFKVNGADDGVPHIEARYPAILFKQHLTACVEKIYGLIRDNLKKELAPLLGLCIQAPKASRGTAGKSSRSPSDVPQRSPSSQWENILKFLDSLMSRLRENHVPSFFIRKLVTQVFSFINLSLFNSLLLRRECCTFSNGEYVKSGITELEKWIAGVKEEFSGTSWHELSFIRQAVGFLVIHQKRRKSLDEISQDLCPALTIRQIYRISTLYWDDKYGTQSVSSEVVSQMRVLVDKDSSQKLTSNSFLLDDDMSIPFSAEDIDKAIPVLDPSETEPPKFVSEYTCAQSLVKKPSTASVSKQIL from the exons ATGGAATCGAATCTGCGGAAGGGCGACAAGGTTTGGGTGGAGGATAAGGATTCAGCTTGGGTTGCCGGCGACGTGCTCGATTCTCCGGGAAACAAGGTCCACGTCGAGACTTCTGCCGGAAATCAG GTTTTCGTCTCCTCGGAGAAGCTGTTTCGGAGGGATCCAGACGAGGAGGAGCGTAATGGAGTGGATGATATGACTAAGCTGACTTACTTGCACGAGGCTGGTGTGCTTTACAATCTACAGAGGAGATACGCTCTCAATGATATCTAC ACATACACTGGAAGCATTCTGATCGCTGTTAATCCGTTTAAAAAGCTTCCACATCTCTATAATGGGTACATGATGGAGCAGTACAAGGGAGCACCATTCGGTGAGCTCAGTCCTCATGTTTTTGCAGTTTCTGAAGTTGCATACAG AGCGATGATTGACGACAGGCGAAGTCAGTCTATACTCGTTAGCGGTGAAAGTGGAGCTGGAAAAACTGAGACAACTAAACTTATCATGCAGTATCTTACATATGTTGGGGGACGTGCTGCTGGAGATAATAGAAGCGTTGAGCAGCAAGTCCTTGAA TCAAATCCTCTGTTGGAAGCATTTGGGAATGCGAAAACAGTTAGAAACGATAATTCCAG CCGTTTTGGCAAGTTTGTGGAAATCCAATTTGACGCAAATGGTAGAATATCTGGTGCTGCAATCAGAACCTATCTTCTGGAGAGATCACGTGTAGTCCGGATAACAGACCCTGAGAGAAACTATCACTGTTTCTATCAGCTTTGCGCTTCTGGGAGT GACGCTGAAAAATACAAACTAAGCAATCCACATCAATTTCATTATCTCAATCAAAGCAAGACCTATGACCTGGAGGGAGTAAGCAACGCAGAAGAGTATAAGAATACAAGGAGGGCCATGGATATTGTGGGCATAAGTCACGATGAGCAG GAATCGATATTCCGCACGCTTGCTGCCATTCTGCATCTTGGAAATGTTGAGTTTTCCTCGGGAAAAGAGCATGATTCTTCAGTAGTAAAGGATCAGGAATCTAGAAATCATCTGCAGATGGCTGCTGATCTTTTCAG GTGTGATGCAAATCTTTTACTGGCTTCTCTCTGCACACGTTCAATTCTGACCCGTGAAGGTACCATAATCAAAGCACTTGACTGTAATGCTGCTGTTACTAGCCGGGATGCACTAGCGAAGACTGTTTACGCCCGTCTGTTTGACTG GTTGGTTGATAAGATTAATAAGTCTGTTGGGCAAGATCCGAACTCCCATTTTCAAATAGGAGTCCTGGACATTTATGGCTTTGAATGCTTTAAGAGTAACAG TTTTGAACAATTTTGCATCAATTTTGCAAATGAAAAGCTGCAGCTGCATTTCAATGAG CATGTATTTAAGATGGAGCAGGATGAGTACAAAAAAGAAGAGATTAATTGGAGTTTTATTGAGTTTATCGACAACCAGGATGTCGTGGACCTTATAGAGAAG AAACCTATTGGGGTAATTGCACTCTTGGATGAAGCTTG CATGTTTCCTAGATCAACACATGAGTCATTTTCAATGAAGCTGTTCCAGAACTGTAAATCTCATCCAAGATTGGAGAAGACAAAATTTTCAGAGACGGACTTTACTCTCTCTCATTATGCTGGCAAG GTTACGTACCAGACTGAAACCTTTCTGGATAAAAATCGTGATTATACTATAGTGGAGCACTGCAATCTGTTATCTTCCTCACGATGCCCCTTTGTTGCTGGACTTTTTGCCTCCGTGCCAGAGGAGTCTGCCAGGTCTTCTTACAAATTTTCTTCTGTGTCTTCCAGATTTAAG CAACAACTTCAAGCCCTTATGGAAACTCTCAGCAAAACGGAGCCTCACTATGTTCGTTGTGTGAAGCCAAACACACTCAACAGACCTCAAAAGTTTGAGAATCTTAGTGTTTTACATCAACTTCGTTGTGGG GGGGTACTGGAAGCTGTTCGGATTAGTCTTGCAGGGTATCCCACACGAAGGTATTATTCAGACTTTGTGGATCGGTTTGGTCTGTTAGCCCCAGAATTCATGGATGAGAG CAATGATGAGCAGGCACTTACCGAGAAAATCTTGAGAAAGTTAGGTCTGGGGAATTATCAG TTAGGAAGGACAAAAGTGTTCCTTAGAGCTGGTCAAATTGGCATTTTGGACTCTAGGCGGACTGAAGTTCTTGATGCTTCTGCAAGACTCATTCAGCGAAGACTAAGAACGTTTGTTACGCATCAAAACTTCATCGCTGCCCGGGCTTGTGCAATTTCTATTCAAGCATACTGTAGAG GATGCCTGTCCCGAAATGCCTATGCCGCCAGAAGGAATGCAGCGGCAGCTGTATTGGTACAAAAGCATGCGCGCAGGTGGCTGTCAAGATGTGCATATGTGAAACTTGTATCGGCTGCATTAGTAATACAGTCTTGCCTCCGCGCTGACTCAGCTCGTTTAAATTTTGCTCATCAGAAAGAGCACAGAGCTGTTTCTCTCATTCAG GCTCGTTGGAAAATGCATAAGTTTCTCACAGCATTCAGGCACCGCCAATCTTCTATTATTGCTATACAATGTTGTTGGCGGCAGAAGCTTGCGAAGAGAGAGTTTAGAAAACTTAAACAG GCTGCTAATGAAGCAGGTGCTTTGCGATTAGCCAAAACTAAACTTGAGAAGCGGTTAGAAGATCTTGAATGGCGTTTGCAGCTTGAGAAACGATTGCGA ACAAGTGGTGAGGAGGCCAAGTCAGGTGAAATATCCAAGCTTCAGAAAACATTGGAATCCTTCAGCCTCAAACTAGATGCAGCTAGGCTGGCTACCATTAATGAGTGCAATAAGAATGCAGTACTTCAAAAGCAACTAGACATCTCCATGAAGGAGAAGGCTGCTGTTGAAAGAGAACTTAATGGAATGGTTGAACTGGAAAAAGATAACACTTCTTTGAAG AATTCGATGAATTCCTTGGAAAAGAAGAATCTGGCTCTGGAGAAGGAGCTTCTCAGTGCTAAAACGGATTGCAATAATACACTACAGAAGTTGAAAGAAGCTGATAATAGATGTTCTGAACTCCAGACAAGTGTTCAAAG CCTCGAGGAAAAACTCTCTCACCTGAAGAACGAGAACCATGTCTTGAGGCAGAAGACTTTAAGTATATCCCCAGAGAGAATAGGACGGACACTTGGTGAA AAACACTCTAGTGCTGTTGTACCAGCTCAGATTGACAGGACATCTGTTTTC GAGACACCCACGCCTTCAAAACGCATCATGCCATTTTCACGTAGCCTGTCAGAGTCACGTCGACCCAAATTCACTGCAGAAAGAAACGTG GAGATCCACGAATTGCTCTCCAGATGTATCAAGGAAAATTTGGGATTCAGTGATGATAAGCCCCTGGCTACTTGTGTAATATACAAATGTCTTCTGCACTGGCACGCCTTTGAATCTGAGAGCACAGCCACATTTAACATCATTATCGAGGGAATTAATGAAGCCCTTAAG GGTGGAGATGAAAACAGTGTATTACCATATTGGCTTTCAAACTCTTCAGCACTTCTATGCCTCTTGCAGAGAAATCTGCAGACAAATAGTTTTCTAAATGCTAGTGCTCAGCGTTCTGGGAGGTCGGCATAC GGAGCAAAGTCTCCTTTTAAAGTTAATGGAGCTGACGATGGCGTTCCGCATATAGAAGCAAGATATCCAGCAATATTGTTTAAACAGCATCTGACAGCATGCGTGGAGAAGATCTATGGTCTAATTCGTGATAATTTGAAGAAAGAGTTAGCACCGCTTCTTGGATTATGCATTCAG GCACCCAAGGCTTCACGAGGGACTGCTGGAAAATCCTCTAGATCACCAAGTGATGTGCCGCAGCGCTCACCAAGTAGTCAATGGGAAAATATACTTAAATTCTTGGATTCTCTTATGTCCCGCCTACGAGAAAACCAT GTACCCTCGTTCTTCATTCGCAAGCTTGTGACTCAGGTTTTCTCATTTATCAACCTATCACTTTTCAACAG TCTTCTCCTTCGACGTGAATGTTGCACATTTTCAAATGGGGAATATGTGAAATCTGGAATTACAGAATTGGAGAAGTGGATAGCCGGTGTCAAGGAGGAG TTTTCAGGAACATCTTGGCACGAGTTAAGTTTCATTAGACAAGCTGTTGGATTCTTG GTTATACACCAGAAAAGAAGAAAATCGCTGGATGAAATCAGTCAGGATCTATGCCCG GCATTGACAATAAGGCAAATATATCGAATAAGTACGCTGTACTGGGATGATAAATATGGAACTCAAAGTGTCTCAAGCGAG GTGGTTTCTCAAATGAGGGTACTTGTTGACAAGGATAGCAGCCAAAAACTAACATCGAATTCATTCTTGCTGGATGATGATATGAG CATTCCTTTCTCGGCAGAAGATATAGATAAGGCTATTCCAGTTTTAGACCCATCAGAAACAGAACCACCAAAGTTTGTATCAGAATATACTTGTGCACAGTCCCTTGTGAAGAAACCCTCAACAGCTTCAGTCTCGAAGCAAATCCTTTGA
- the LOC106307020 gene encoding myosin-15-like isoform X1: protein MESNLRKGDKVWVEDKDSAWVAGDVLDSPGNKVHVETSAGNQVFVSSEKLFRRDPDEEERNGVDDMTKLTYLHEAGVLYNLQRRYALNDIYTYTGSILIAVNPFKKLPHLYNGYMMEQYKGAPFGELSPHVFAVSEVAYRAMIDDRRSQSILVSGESGAGKTETTKLIMQYLTYVGGRAAGDNRSVEQQVLESNPLLEAFGNAKTVRNDNSSRFGKFVEIQFDANGRISGAAIRTYLLERSRVVRITDPERNYHCFYQLCASGSDAEKYKLSNPHQFHYLNQSKTYDLEGVSNAEEYKNTRRAMDIVGISHDEQESIFRTLAAILHLGNVEFSSGKEHDSSVVKDQESRNHLQMAADLFRCDANLLLASLCTRSILTREGTIIKALDCNAAVTSRDALAKTVYARLFDWLVDKINKSVGQDPNSHFQIGVLDIYGFECFKSNSFEQFCINFANEKLQLHFNEHVFKMEQDEYKKEEINWSFIEFIDNQDVVDLIEKKPIGVIALLDEACMFPRSTHESFSMKLFQNCKSHPRLEKTKFSETDFTLSHYAGKVTYQTETFLDKNRDYTIVEHCNLLSSSRCPFVAGLFASVPEESARSSYKFSSVSSRFKQQLQALMETLSKTEPHYVRCVKPNTLNRPQKFENLSVLHQLRCGGVLEAVRISLAGYPTRRYYSDFVDRFGLLAPEFMDESNDEQALTEKILRKLGLGNYQLGRTKVFLRAGQIGILDSRRTEVLDASARLIQRRLRTFVTHQNFIAARACAISIQAYCRGCLSRNAYAARRNAAAAVLVQKHARRWLSRCAYVKLVSAALVIQSCLRADSARLNFAHQKEHRAVSLIQARWKMHKFLTAFRHRQSSIIAIQCCWRQKLAKREFRKLKQAANEAGALRLAKTKLEKRLEDLEWRLQLEKRLRTSGEEAKSGEISKLQKTLESFSLKLDAARLATINECNKNAVLQKQLDISMKEKAAVERELNGMVELEKDNTSLKNSMNSLEKKNLALEKELLSAKTDCNNTLQKLKEADNRCSELQTSVQSLEEKLSHLKNENHVLRQKTLSISPERIGRTLGESPQQKHSSAVVPAQIDRTSVFETPTPSKRIMPFSRSLSESRRPKFTAERNVEIHELLSRCIKENLGFSDDKPLATCVIYKCLLHWHAFESESTATFNIIIEGINEALKGGDENSVLPYWLSNSSALLCLLQRNLQTNSFLNASAQRSGRSAYGAKSPFKVNGADDGVPHIEARYPAILFKQHLTACVEKIYGLIRDNLKKELAPLLGLCIQAPKASRGTAGKSSRSPSDVPQRSPSSQWENILKFLDSLMSRLRENHVPSFFIRKLVTQVFSFINLSLFNSLLLRRECCTFSNGEYVKSGITELEKWIAGVKEEFSGTSWHELSFIRQAVGFLVIHQKRRKSLDEISQDLCPALTIRQIYRISTLYWDDKYGTQSVSSEVVSQMRVLVDKDSSQKLTSNSFLLDDDMSIPFSAEDIDKAIPVLDPSETEPPKFVSEYTCAQSLVKKPSTASVSKQIL, encoded by the exons ATGGAATCGAATCTGCGGAAGGGCGACAAGGTTTGGGTGGAGGATAAGGATTCAGCTTGGGTTGCCGGCGACGTGCTCGATTCTCCGGGAAACAAGGTCCACGTCGAGACTTCTGCCGGAAATCAG GTTTTCGTCTCCTCGGAGAAGCTGTTTCGGAGGGATCCAGACGAGGAGGAGCGTAATGGAGTGGATGATATGACTAAGCTGACTTACTTGCACGAGGCTGGTGTGCTTTACAATCTACAGAGGAGATACGCTCTCAATGATATCTAC ACATACACTGGAAGCATTCTGATCGCTGTTAATCCGTTTAAAAAGCTTCCACATCTCTATAATGGGTACATGATGGAGCAGTACAAGGGAGCACCATTCGGTGAGCTCAGTCCTCATGTTTTTGCAGTTTCTGAAGTTGCATACAG AGCGATGATTGACGACAGGCGAAGTCAGTCTATACTCGTTAGCGGTGAAAGTGGAGCTGGAAAAACTGAGACAACTAAACTTATCATGCAGTATCTTACATATGTTGGGGGACGTGCTGCTGGAGATAATAGAAGCGTTGAGCAGCAAGTCCTTGAA TCAAATCCTCTGTTGGAAGCATTTGGGAATGCGAAAACAGTTAGAAACGATAATTCCAG CCGTTTTGGCAAGTTTGTGGAAATCCAATTTGACGCAAATGGTAGAATATCTGGTGCTGCAATCAGAACCTATCTTCTGGAGAGATCACGTGTAGTCCGGATAACAGACCCTGAGAGAAACTATCACTGTTTCTATCAGCTTTGCGCTTCTGGGAGT GACGCTGAAAAATACAAACTAAGCAATCCACATCAATTTCATTATCTCAATCAAAGCAAGACCTATGACCTGGAGGGAGTAAGCAACGCAGAAGAGTATAAGAATACAAGGAGGGCCATGGATATTGTGGGCATAAGTCACGATGAGCAG GAATCGATATTCCGCACGCTTGCTGCCATTCTGCATCTTGGAAATGTTGAGTTTTCCTCGGGAAAAGAGCATGATTCTTCAGTAGTAAAGGATCAGGAATCTAGAAATCATCTGCAGATGGCTGCTGATCTTTTCAG GTGTGATGCAAATCTTTTACTGGCTTCTCTCTGCACACGTTCAATTCTGACCCGTGAAGGTACCATAATCAAAGCACTTGACTGTAATGCTGCTGTTACTAGCCGGGATGCACTAGCGAAGACTGTTTACGCCCGTCTGTTTGACTG GTTGGTTGATAAGATTAATAAGTCTGTTGGGCAAGATCCGAACTCCCATTTTCAAATAGGAGTCCTGGACATTTATGGCTTTGAATGCTTTAAGAGTAACAG TTTTGAACAATTTTGCATCAATTTTGCAAATGAAAAGCTGCAGCTGCATTTCAATGAG CATGTATTTAAGATGGAGCAGGATGAGTACAAAAAAGAAGAGATTAATTGGAGTTTTATTGAGTTTATCGACAACCAGGATGTCGTGGACCTTATAGAGAAG AAACCTATTGGGGTAATTGCACTCTTGGATGAAGCTTG CATGTTTCCTAGATCAACACATGAGTCATTTTCAATGAAGCTGTTCCAGAACTGTAAATCTCATCCAAGATTGGAGAAGACAAAATTTTCAGAGACGGACTTTACTCTCTCTCATTATGCTGGCAAG GTTACGTACCAGACTGAAACCTTTCTGGATAAAAATCGTGATTATACTATAGTGGAGCACTGCAATCTGTTATCTTCCTCACGATGCCCCTTTGTTGCTGGACTTTTTGCCTCCGTGCCAGAGGAGTCTGCCAGGTCTTCTTACAAATTTTCTTCTGTGTCTTCCAGATTTAAG CAACAACTTCAAGCCCTTATGGAAACTCTCAGCAAAACGGAGCCTCACTATGTTCGTTGTGTGAAGCCAAACACACTCAACAGACCTCAAAAGTTTGAGAATCTTAGTGTTTTACATCAACTTCGTTGTGGG GGGGTACTGGAAGCTGTTCGGATTAGTCTTGCAGGGTATCCCACACGAAGGTATTATTCAGACTTTGTGGATCGGTTTGGTCTGTTAGCCCCAGAATTCATGGATGAGAG CAATGATGAGCAGGCACTTACCGAGAAAATCTTGAGAAAGTTAGGTCTGGGGAATTATCAG TTAGGAAGGACAAAAGTGTTCCTTAGAGCTGGTCAAATTGGCATTTTGGACTCTAGGCGGACTGAAGTTCTTGATGCTTCTGCAAGACTCATTCAGCGAAGACTAAGAACGTTTGTTACGCATCAAAACTTCATCGCTGCCCGGGCTTGTGCAATTTCTATTCAAGCATACTGTAGAG GATGCCTGTCCCGAAATGCCTATGCCGCCAGAAGGAATGCAGCGGCAGCTGTATTGGTACAAAAGCATGCGCGCAGGTGGCTGTCAAGATGTGCATATGTGAAACTTGTATCGGCTGCATTAGTAATACAGTCTTGCCTCCGCGCTGACTCAGCTCGTTTAAATTTTGCTCATCAGAAAGAGCACAGAGCTGTTTCTCTCATTCAG GCTCGTTGGAAAATGCATAAGTTTCTCACAGCATTCAGGCACCGCCAATCTTCTATTATTGCTATACAATGTTGTTGGCGGCAGAAGCTTGCGAAGAGAGAGTTTAGAAAACTTAAACAG GCTGCTAATGAAGCAGGTGCTTTGCGATTAGCCAAAACTAAACTTGAGAAGCGGTTAGAAGATCTTGAATGGCGTTTGCAGCTTGAGAAACGATTGCGA ACAAGTGGTGAGGAGGCCAAGTCAGGTGAAATATCCAAGCTTCAGAAAACATTGGAATCCTTCAGCCTCAAACTAGATGCAGCTAGGCTGGCTACCATTAATGAGTGCAATAAGAATGCAGTACTTCAAAAGCAACTAGACATCTCCATGAAGGAGAAGGCTGCTGTTGAAAGAGAACTTAATGGAATGGTTGAACTGGAAAAAGATAACACTTCTTTGAAG AATTCGATGAATTCCTTGGAAAAGAAGAATCTGGCTCTGGAGAAGGAGCTTCTCAGTGCTAAAACGGATTGCAATAATACACTACAGAAGTTGAAAGAAGCTGATAATAGATGTTCTGAACTCCAGACAAGTGTTCAAAG CCTCGAGGAAAAACTCTCTCACCTGAAGAACGAGAACCATGTCTTGAGGCAGAAGACTTTAAGTATATCCCCAGAGAGAATAGGACGGACACTTGGTGAA TCTCCTCAACAGAAACACTCTAGTGCTGTTGTACCAGCTCAGATTGACAGGACATCTGTTTTC GAGACACCCACGCCTTCAAAACGCATCATGCCATTTTCACGTAGCCTGTCAGAGTCACGTCGACCCAAATTCACTGCAGAAAGAAACGTG GAGATCCACGAATTGCTCTCCAGATGTATCAAGGAAAATTTGGGATTCAGTGATGATAAGCCCCTGGCTACTTGTGTAATATACAAATGTCTTCTGCACTGGCACGCCTTTGAATCTGAGAGCACAGCCACATTTAACATCATTATCGAGGGAATTAATGAAGCCCTTAAG GGTGGAGATGAAAACAGTGTATTACCATATTGGCTTTCAAACTCTTCAGCACTTCTATGCCTCTTGCAGAGAAATCTGCAGACAAATAGTTTTCTAAATGCTAGTGCTCAGCGTTCTGGGAGGTCGGCATAC GGAGCAAAGTCTCCTTTTAAAGTTAATGGAGCTGACGATGGCGTTCCGCATATAGAAGCAAGATATCCAGCAATATTGTTTAAACAGCATCTGACAGCATGCGTGGAGAAGATCTATGGTCTAATTCGTGATAATTTGAAGAAAGAGTTAGCACCGCTTCTTGGATTATGCATTCAG GCACCCAAGGCTTCACGAGGGACTGCTGGAAAATCCTCTAGATCACCAAGTGATGTGCCGCAGCGCTCACCAAGTAGTCAATGGGAAAATATACTTAAATTCTTGGATTCTCTTATGTCCCGCCTACGAGAAAACCAT GTACCCTCGTTCTTCATTCGCAAGCTTGTGACTCAGGTTTTCTCATTTATCAACCTATCACTTTTCAACAG TCTTCTCCTTCGACGTGAATGTTGCACATTTTCAAATGGGGAATATGTGAAATCTGGAATTACAGAATTGGAGAAGTGGATAGCCGGTGTCAAGGAGGAG TTTTCAGGAACATCTTGGCACGAGTTAAGTTTCATTAGACAAGCTGTTGGATTCTTG GTTATACACCAGAAAAGAAGAAAATCGCTGGATGAAATCAGTCAGGATCTATGCCCG GCATTGACAATAAGGCAAATATATCGAATAAGTACGCTGTACTGGGATGATAAATATGGAACTCAAAGTGTCTCAAGCGAG GTGGTTTCTCAAATGAGGGTACTTGTTGACAAGGATAGCAGCCAAAAACTAACATCGAATTCATTCTTGCTGGATGATGATATGAG CATTCCTTTCTCGGCAGAAGATATAGATAAGGCTATTCCAGTTTTAGACCCATCAGAAACAGAACCACCAAAGTTTGTATCAGAATATACTTGTGCACAGTCCCTTGTGAAGAAACCCTCAACAGCTTCAGTCTCGAAGCAAATCCTTTGA